The Bifidobacterium animalis subsp. animalis ATCC 25527 genomic interval GGCGACGGGCAGGCACGTGAGCTGGTCGAGCGGATCGGCACGTTCGTCGGCTATGGCTGCGTGACCATCTGCAACGCGTTCAATCCATCTCGCATCGTGATTGGCGACATCGTGGCGCAAGCCGGCGAACCGCTGCTCCAGCGCGTGCGCGAGGTGGCCTGCGAGCGTGTGATCCCCGAGATCATGCAGTCCACGCAGATCGAGCTTTCGGCACTGCCCACCGATGCAGCGGTGACCGGCGCCGCAGCTGTGGCGATTACGTACATTCTCGACCATCCATCGCAATTCTTTGCCAACGGTACGTAGAATTGAATGAATCTGTTCACAAGCGACACAACCAAACAACAACACACAAGAAAGGTGACATCATGTCAAAGCCAATCGTGGTCTCCCTCGGCGAACTCCTGTGGGACATGCTCCCCACCGGCAAGCGTGCCGGCGGCGCCCCGATGAACTTCGCCTACCACGCCATGAACAACGGCTGCGAAGCCTATGCGGTCAGCGCCGTCGGCGAGGATGAGCTCGGCGATGAACTCGCCATCGCCGCGGAGAAGGCCGGCATCCACGCCGTGCTGCAGCGCAACGCATGGCCCACCGGCACCGTCGAGGTGGCCCTGAAGAACGGCATCCCGGAGTACACGATCGTCGAGAACGTCGCCTGGGATCACATCTCCTACACCCGCCAGCTCATCGACATCGTCGAGCAGGCCGACGCCGTGTGCTTCGGCACGCTGGCACTGCGCTCCCCCGAGTCGCACGACACGATCATCGAACTGCTCAAGCACACCAAGGACGGCGCGCTCAAGTTCTTCGACATCAACCTGCGTGGCGACATGTATTCGAAGGAACTCATCGAGGAGATGCTCAGCTATGCGAACGTCTTCAAGATCAACGACGAGGAGCTGCTGCTGATGCGCGGCATGTTCGGCATCGAGAACACCTCCGACGAAGAGGCCTGCAAGTGGTTCATCGAGCAGTTCGACCTGCGCTACCTCATTCTCACCGGCGGCGCCACCTTTTCCACGATCATGTCGAACGACGGCGAGGTCTCCACGCTGGCAACCCCGCACGTCACCGTGGCCGACACCGTTGGCGCCGGCGACTCGTTCTCCGGCACCTTCACCGGCCGCATTCTCAACGGCAACTCCCTCGGCCTCGCACACCGCGCAGCCGTGAACACCGCCGCATTCGTGTGCACGCAGGAAGGCGCATGGCCGACCTACCCGGCCGAGATCACCGACTACCTCGCCGAGATCAGCAAGTGAGCGTGACACTTCCCCGACATTGAACCGGAGTCTGCAGACTGCTGCGACTCTGGTTTTCTTATGCCCCACCGCGCTATAGTGCCGGTATGAGAATCGTATTGCAGAAAGTGAGCCACGCCGGCGTGACCGTGACCGATGAGGCCACCGGCGGACTCGACCCGACATTCACCGAACAGACCATCGCAGCCGGCTATGTGCTGCTCGTCGGCGTGAGCGATGCCGACGGCACCAGGCAGATCGACTGGCTCGCCCACAAGATCTCGAATCTGCGCGTGTTCGAAGACGAACAAGGCAAGATGAATCTGTCGATTCACGACGTCGGCGGCTCGGTTCTGTCGATCTCGCAGTTCACATTGTTCGCGGACACCAGAAAAGGCAATCGTCCGAGCTTCGTGCGCGCCGGCAAGCCCGAGCATGCCGAACGAATCTGGCTCGAATTCAACGAGGCGTTGCGCGCGCAGGGGCTTCAGGTGAAGGAGGGCAGATTTGGCGCGCATATGAACGTGTCGCTGGTCAATGACGGCCCGGTGACGATTCTGTTCGACACCGAGGAGCTCGGCATATAGCGCCACAATCAATGATGGCGAGAGCATACGCCCTCGCCATCATTCCCGTACTTCACCCGGAACGTTGTTCCAAGTCGCGGATACCCATAGTCTACACTGCGCCGCGATATATGCCGAAGCCGGTCACATATGCGAAAACCCACTGTTTCCAGTGGGTTTTCTCGTATTTTGTGGAGCCGCGGGGGATTGAACCCCGGTCCGGTGACCGTACCCTCGTCCTTCTACATGCTTAGTCTGCTGACTCGAACGAGCGTATTTTCGGCCCCCGCCAATGCCGCAGACAACTGGCGGCGAGCCTAGCCACAGCAAAATGTTCTTGCAAGACCCTGCAGTTCAATCTCACAAGTAAGTCTTCTCACGACACCTGACCTCTCCCCGAAGACGCGGGAGAGCAGATGGAGTGCTAACTCGCTGGATTAAATCTGATTACGTTTAAAATCAGGCAGCGAGAGCGAACTCAGTGCGATTAGATTTAGCACTTATTTTTATTGCAGAGAACATCACGAGCGGACTCTACATTCTCGGCATGCTTCTCCAAGGCGAACAGATCACCGTCGAAACCAATCGGCCCCTTTTGAATTATCAAACTCACCGGCGTAGCTCTCGCCTAGCCGGACTTTTCAATATAGCACAACACGAACGCACTCGCAATATTCCGGTTTCGCGCAGATAATCGAGCGCCCGTTCACATGCGTGCATAGCGGGCGCTCAATATATATCTGCAGATTCCCTAGGCCTCCTCGGCGAGCAGCTTGCGCAGCTCCTCGCGATGTGCGGCCTGCTCGCGGGGACCCGGAACAGGCAGCGACGCTAGCAGCTTGCGCGTATACGGATCGCTCGGATATTGCATGATCTGCGAGGCGTCGCCGTGCTCGACAATGCGGCCCTTGTGCATCACCATGATGCGGTCGGCAAGCATGTCCACCACAGCAAGATCGTGCGTGATGAACAGGCACGCGAAGCCGATCTCCACCTGCAGCGTCTTGAACAGCTCGAGCACCTTCGCCTGCACCGACACATCGAGCGCCGAAGTCGGTTCGTCGGCAATGAGCAGACTCGGTTTGAGCGCAAGCGCACGGGCCAGCGACGCACGCTGGCGCTGGCCGCCGGAGAGCTCGTGCGGGAAGCGGTTCATGTATGCACGCGGCAACTGCACCATCTCGAGCAACTCCCCCACATACTGCTTCGCCTGCGAGACCGTCTTGTATCGACCATGCACAATGAGCGGCTCGGCCACATTCTCGAGAATCGTCATGAGCGGGTCGAAGGAGCTGCCCGGGTCTTGGAACACGAAACCGATCTGCTCGCGTAGCGGCTTGAACTTGCGTTCCTTGAAATCACGCATCTCCATGCCCAGCACATTGAGCGAACCAGCGGAAATGCGCTGCAAGCCGGCGATGGCACGGCCTGTAGTCGATTTGCCCGAACCGGACTCGCCCACCAATCCCAGCACCTCGGATTTGTGAATTTCAAAGCTCACATCGTCCACTGCCTTGAAATCCGGTTGCATCAAGTGTCCCGGATAGGTGATGTCCATATGCTCGGCCTTGACCACCACCGGCTCCTCACGCCAATCGACACTGCGCTCGATCACATGTCCGGCGGCATCGCGCACAATGAGCTGCTGCCCGATGCGCGGCACGGCTGCCAGCAGGCGTTTCGTGTAGTCGGCCTGCGGATTGTAGAAGATCTGGTCCACGCTCCCCTGCTCGACCACATGGCCGCGATACATGACGACCACCTGATCGGCGAGATCGGCCACAACACCCATGTTGTGCGTGATGATGAGCACAGAGGCACCGAATTCGTCGCGGGCGAGACGCAGCAGATCGAGGATCTCGGCCTGCACCGTCACGTCGAGTGCCGTCGTCGGCTCATCGGCGAGAATGAGTCCGGGATTGAGCACGAGGGCCATGGCGATGACGATGCGCTGCTTCTGGCCGCCCGAGAACTGATGCGGGTAGTAGTCGATGCGCGTGGCGGCGTCCGGAATGCCAACCTTCTCAAGAATCTCGATTGATTTCGCCCGCAATTGCTTCTTGTCGGTCAAACCGTGCGCGCGCAGACCCTCCTCGATCTGCCAGCCGATCGTATAGACCGGGTTGAGCACCGAGTTCGGCTCCTGAAACACCATGGCCGCAGCGCCACCGCGCACCTGCTGCAGGTCCTTGCCGCTCATGGTGAGCACATCGAAGCCTTCGGCCCCGTCCTGTGCGGTGCGAATGTAGATCGCACCGCCAGTGGTGGCCGTCTCGGGCAGCAGCTTGATGATCGAGCGCGCGGTCACCGATTTGCCGGAGCCGGATTCGCCGACCACACCCACCACGGTCTTGCGGGGAATGGTGAAATCGACACCGTCGATTGCCTTGATCGGGCCCGCGTCCGTCATGAACGAGACGCTCAGACCCTTGATGTCGACCAGATTGTCTCCCATTGGCCCAGTGCGTTCCAACTCATCGCTCATCGTCGATCACTCCTTCGCTCTCATCCGGCACGTCTTTGTTCACCACGGCCATCTCCGGATCCTGCGTCACGAGGTATTCGTTCACATCCTCACCCAGATTGGCAGGTTTCTCGGTGGCATCCTTGATGGCCGCGTACTCCTGTTCCACAACGGCCTGTGGGGTAGGCCCGGCGTCAGGCGAATCCACCGAGGTGTCTTCGATCGAACCGACCACTTCGCCGGCGGACTTGCGCGCACGCAGGCGCGGATCCGCCAAGTCGTTGAGCGACTCGCCGATCAGCGTGATGCCAAGCACAATGAGCACAATGGCCAGACCGGGGAACACGGCGGTCCACCAAATGCCGGAGGTCACATCGGCAACGGAACGGTTGAGGTCGTAGCCCCATTCCGCGGCTGCCGTCGGTTCGATGCCGAAGCCAAGGAAGCCCAAGCCGGCAAGCGTGAGAATCGCCTCCGACGAGTTGAGGGTGAGGATCACCGGCAACGTACGCGTAGAGTTCTTGAGCAGGTGCTTGCTCATGATG includes:
- a CDS encoding carbohydrate kinase family protein — its product is MSKPIVVSLGELLWDMLPTGKRAGGAPMNFAYHAMNNGCEAYAVSAVGEDELGDELAIAAEKAGIHAVLQRNAWPTGTVEVALKNGIPEYTIVENVAWDHISYTRQLIDIVEQADAVCFGTLALRSPESHDTIIELLKHTKDGALKFFDINLRGDMYSKELIEEMLSYANVFKINDEELLLMRGMFGIENTSDEEACKWFIEQFDLRYLILTGGATFSTIMSNDGEVSTLATPHVTVADTVGAGDSFSGTFTGRILNGNSLGLAHRAAVNTAAFVCTQEGAWPTYPAEITDYLAEISK
- the dtd gene encoding D-aminoacyl-tRNA deacylase, which produces MRIVLQKVSHAGVTVTDEATGGLDPTFTEQTIAAGYVLLVGVSDADGTRQIDWLAHKISNLRVFEDEQGKMNLSIHDVGGSVLSISQFTLFADTRKGNRPSFVRAGKPEHAERIWLEFNEALRAQGLQVKEGRFGAHMNVSLVNDGPVTILFDTEELGI
- a CDS encoding dipeptide ABC transporter ATP-binding protein, giving the protein MSDELERTGPMGDNLVDIKGLSVSFMTDAGPIKAIDGVDFTIPRKTVVGVVGESGSGKSVTARSIIKLLPETATTGGAIYIRTAQDGAEGFDVLTMSGKDLQQVRGGAAAMVFQEPNSVLNPVYTIGWQIEEGLRAHGLTDKKQLRAKSIEILEKVGIPDAATRIDYYPHQFSGGQKQRIVIAMALVLNPGLILADEPTTALDVTVQAEILDLLRLARDEFGASVLIITHNMGVVADLADQVVVMYRGHVVEQGSVDQIFYNPQADYTKRLLAAVPRIGQQLIVRDAAGHVIERSVDWREEPVVVKAEHMDITYPGHLMQPDFKAVDDVSFEIHKSEVLGLVGESGSGKSTTGRAIAGLQRISAGSLNVLGMEMRDFKERKFKPLREQIGFVFQDPGSSFDPLMTILENVAEPLIVHGRYKTVSQAKQYVGELLEMVQLPRAYMNRFPHELSGGQRQRASLARALALKPSLLIADEPTSALDVSVQAKVLELFKTLQVEIGFACLFITHDLAVVDMLADRIMVMHKGRIVEHGDASQIMQYPSDPYTRKLLASLPVPGPREQAAHREELRKLLAEEA